In Opitutaceae bacterium TAV5, one genomic interval encodes:
- a CDS encoding amidase → MSSPPSTWRTAYRSFYYATLPADDLPEIRLPFACTALLLIDLQRGFYDPAPPPADADAVLRADYQRWTPYRERMASTVLPNTRRLLDRFRADPVASRHILYVRIVSLTADGRGRSLSHARPGFNNLHFPPGSPGAEILPEVAPLPGEPVLGKTTDSALTGTRLRLLLANLGIRHVVVAGIFTDQCVSCTVRSLADESFDVVVVDDACAAATDELHRQELTIINNLYCQVLTTTETLSALTT, encoded by the coding sequence ATGTCCTCGCCTCCCTCCACCTGGCGCACCGCGTATCGCTCGTTCTATTACGCCACGCTCCCCGCCGACGATCTGCCGGAAATCCGCCTGCCCTTCGCCTGCACCGCCCTTCTGCTGATCGACCTGCAACGCGGTTTCTACGATCCCGCGCCGCCGCCCGCCGACGCCGATGCCGTCCTCCGCGCCGACTATCAACGCTGGACGCCTTACCGCGAGCGCATGGCCAGCACCGTTCTCCCCAATACCCGCCGCTTGCTCGACCGCTTCCGGGCCGATCCCGTCGCCTCCCGCCACATCCTTTACGTCCGCATCGTCAGTCTCACCGCCGACGGCCGTGGCCGCTCGCTCAGCCACGCCCGGCCCGGTTTCAACAATCTCCATTTTCCGCCCGGCAGCCCGGGCGCGGAAATCCTTCCGGAAGTCGCACCGCTGCCTGGCGAACCCGTTCTCGGCAAGACCACCGACAGCGCGCTCACCGGCACCCGCCTCCGCCTCCTGCTCGCCAATCTCGGCATCCGCCACGTTGTCGTCGCCGGTATTTTCACCGACCAGTGCGTCTCCTGCACCGTGCGCAGCCTCGCCGACGAAAGTTTCGATGTCGTGGTCGTCGACGACGCCTGCGCCGCCGCCACCGACGAGCTCCACCGCCAGGAACTCACCATCATCAACAACCTCTACTGCCAGGTCCTCACCACCACCGAAACCCTCTCCGCCCTCACCACCTGA
- a CDS encoding ornithine-oxoacid aminotransferase encodes MSPLIESLVHADKTAVQRDSVRYWNPHKVQAWQRDGVDFIMGRREGYHIYDMTGHRLIDLHLNGGTFNLGHRNPEIVATLKEALDHFDIGNHHFPAITRAALARKLVETAPAGMHYAILSSGGGEAIDIGLKCARYATRRKKIVSVIRAYHGHTGLALGTANERYAKQFLSEGDPREFVKVPFNDLDAMEAALRAGDAACVIMETIPATYGFPLPDDGYLPGVKKLCQKYGSLYVADEVQTGLMRCGQLWGISTYGVTPDIIVTSKGLGGGIYPIGAVIVSERAGHWLTEDGWGHISTFGGAELGCIVALKTLEITLRPETVANVHFVADHLRAGLDRIREKFAPFFSGIRQRGVIFGLEFDHPDGAKLVMPHLYKHGLWAIYSQLDPRVLQFKPGLLCTKELCDDILARLEAGLAEAIKTLPVAAATA; translated from the coding sequence ATGTCTCCACTCATCGAATCACTTGTCCACGCCGACAAAACAGCCGTCCAGCGCGACTCCGTCCGTTACTGGAATCCGCACAAGGTCCAGGCCTGGCAGCGCGATGGCGTCGATTTCATCATGGGACGCCGCGAAGGCTACCATATATACGACATGACCGGCCACCGGCTCATCGATCTGCACCTCAACGGCGGCACCTTCAACCTCGGCCATCGCAACCCCGAGATCGTCGCCACGCTCAAGGAGGCGCTCGACCATTTCGACATCGGCAACCATCATTTCCCCGCGATTACCCGGGCCGCGCTCGCCAGGAAACTCGTCGAGACCGCGCCCGCCGGCATGCACTACGCCATCCTTTCCAGCGGTGGCGGCGAGGCCATCGACATCGGCCTCAAGTGTGCCCGCTACGCCACCCGGCGCAAAAAAATCGTCTCCGTCATCCGGGCCTATCACGGCCACACCGGCCTCGCGCTCGGCACCGCCAACGAACGCTACGCCAAACAGTTTCTCAGCGAGGGCGACCCGCGCGAATTCGTCAAGGTGCCCTTCAACGACCTCGACGCCATGGAAGCCGCCCTGCGTGCCGGCGATGCCGCCTGCGTCATCATGGAAACCATTCCCGCCACCTACGGTTTCCCGCTCCCCGACGACGGTTACCTGCCCGGCGTCAAAAAACTCTGCCAGAAATACGGCTCCCTCTACGTCGCCGACGAGGTGCAGACCGGCCTCATGCGCTGCGGCCAGCTCTGGGGCATCAGCACGTACGGTGTCACGCCCGACATCATCGTCACCAGCAAGGGCCTCGGCGGCGGCATTTACCCGATCGGAGCCGTCATCGTCAGCGAACGCGCCGGCCACTGGCTCACCGAGGACGGCTGGGGCCACATCTCCACCTTCGGCGGCGCCGAGCTCGGCTGTATTGTCGCGCTCAAGACACTGGAAATCACCCTCCGTCCCGAGACCGTCGCCAACGTCCATTTCGTGGCCGACCACCTCCGCGCCGGGCTCGACCGTATCCGCGAAAAATTCGCCCCGTTCTTCAGCGGCATCCGCCAGCGCGGCGTGATTTTCGGACTCGAGTTCGACCACCCCGACGGCGCGAAACTCGTCATGCCGCACCTCTACAAACACGGCCTCTGGGCCATCTACTCGCAACTCGACCCGCGCGTCCTCCAGTTCAAGCCCGGCCTCCTCTGCACGAAGGAACTCTGCGACGACATCCTTGCCCGCCTCGAAGCCGGTCTCGCCGAAGCAATCAAAACACTTCCCGTCGCCGCCGCCACCGCCTGA
- a CDS encoding aminoglycoside phosphotransferase has product MLTIARRPATTRRRPVPPPAAVLTPAQAFTALPVADQLARVEQLARQALPLYGLPPTSAISLLNYSENATWLIRPPGGPARVLRINRPGYHPRANIASELEWVLAIRRDTPLVTAEPVAALDGEYIQHVWHPGVPEPRNCVLFTFVEGTEPDDSNRLASFELLGEVTARLHRHVVAWKPSRPMRRFRWDFDTMLGPDGHWGQWQNGTGVTPTIQRHLNRVLPVLRRRSDAVGFAKNRFGLIHADLRAANLLVKNDTVAAIDFDDCGYSWFIYDLAAALSFIETHPDLPAYIDAWLRGYAKVRTLSKAEIAEIDTFVMMRRLLLLAWIGSHADTAQAQSVAPGFAEGTAALADRYLSRFA; this is encoded by the coding sequence ATGCTCACGATCGCCCGCCGTCCCGCCACCACCCGACGCCGCCCCGTGCCGCCCCCCGCCGCGGTCCTCACGCCCGCGCAAGCCTTTACCGCCCTGCCGGTCGCCGACCAGCTTGCCCGCGTCGAACAACTCGCCCGCCAGGCGCTGCCGCTCTACGGCCTGCCGCCCACCTCGGCAATCAGCCTGCTCAACTATTCGGAAAACGCCACCTGGCTGATCCGTCCGCCTGGCGGCCCCGCGCGCGTGCTTCGCATCAACCGTCCCGGTTACCACCCGCGCGCCAACATCGCCTCCGAACTCGAATGGGTTCTCGCCATCCGGCGCGACACCCCGCTGGTCACTGCCGAGCCCGTCGCCGCGCTCGACGGCGAATACATCCAGCATGTCTGGCACCCTGGCGTGCCGGAGCCGCGCAACTGCGTGCTCTTCACCTTCGTCGAAGGCACCGAGCCGGACGATTCCAACCGCCTCGCCTCGTTCGAACTGCTCGGCGAAGTCACCGCCCGACTCCACCGCCACGTGGTTGCCTGGAAACCTTCGCGTCCCATGCGCCGGTTCCGCTGGGATTTTGATACCATGCTCGGCCCCGACGGACACTGGGGCCAATGGCAGAACGGCACCGGCGTCACTCCAACCATCCAGCGTCACCTGAATCGCGTCCTGCCCGTGCTCCGCCGCCGCTCCGATGCCGTCGGTTTTGCCAAAAACCGCTTCGGTCTCATCCACGCGGACCTGCGCGCCGCCAACCTGCTGGTGAAAAACGATACGGTCGCCGCCATCGATTTTGACGACTGCGGGTATTCGTGGTTCATCTACGATCTCGCCGCCGCGCTCAGCTTCATCGAGACGCATCCCGACCTTCCCGCGTACATCGACGCCTGGCTGCGCGGCTACGCCAAAGTCCGGACGCTTTCGAAAGCGGAGATCGCCGAAATCGACACCTTCGTCATGATGCGCCGCCTCCTGCTTCTGGCGTGGATCGGTTCCCATGCGGACACGGCCCAGGCGCAATCCGTCGCCCCCGGTTTTGCCGAAGGCACGGCCGCCCTCGCCGACCGCTACCTCTCCCGCTTCGCCTGA
- a CDS encoding type IV secretion protein Rhs, with translation MNCPEIAQKVRKSAMRSNEKIGREMTGTACLLFFASVLFVSNGWGQCGNIEIKDTSVSYKSITGIGNLVGFSGYRQTGNTQDNSDPTAPWNAGPIWKWKQRNFSGALWTDRHQFGDCNEACAYAQLPGGDFGRFTGTAEIGPDGFISYAKQFAPLYEVPCDTPWVDTTHEIFTNHANHSKCTLTETLITRSLVLDDTSCADGWTYRSELGGLYQTLSHPDTIAAALKRSTQPKVEGKFHRTYISAVDTTTPEVTEPIAISGRGVTITLNGICPGKYRVEAVLRTGQWDGFEAGGEAKYKSTPAPYDKRQTVATVEIKDNGEGTFETPTGKIEEVTEVLENTIVLYPAVNGKTIGTPDGCRVNSVDFGMHLGSVTGGLSAGLLRIKEDDLTPASFTPAALNLLSFSDDDVEVVRDTLENLRQILVPEGLADIVTLSTTSYEIRVYLASQVGSLDTGTGFYAVSGTPLVTYTIAEASGSTALNPKLSLTETRGSKAIETVFSQNGDNWEATYGNGLKTERLTYTTEGDLKVETRELVNLDNSVAQVTVKKTRTYSFGEKTIEEITGSGAAAVTTTYRYYDNATTDGLALGEMKTRQTSAGNWESWTYDTEGRKAKRVSQFLDSTFESADNLNRVTTWTYATVTDLDGDGKDEALETQTDTLLGQETGRRHRLVLTATGGLGPNGETAEAWTEEREIVCTVPGAAWDASTNLVTITRTGVNGLLQYKTVWTQRPDGTATSLLLDPQETGGRIWTTLEGALQLDGSITGRRTEVIEDELGRERERNVYENGLLVAAAVVMNRDELGRPTLTAFLDGTEERREYSSCCGLASFRSRDGILTTYEHDDLGRVTRETVGGVSTVYEYDAAGRVISTTRVGSDDSQIPVSTQTYDTAGRLLTSTDALNRTTTYTETLLSGSLTERKTVHADTSEEISTFYPDGSPASVRGDAAQWHNYAYGVDTDGEYEQEYFPTGDEPTGTPAAQWVKRYRDHAGRNHLVRYPDNAEETSGYNAKGQLVRQTDADGVQTLFAYNDRGEQTVTALDLDRNGTIDYAGDDRITRTVTTYATRDSVTVRRTTTEVWEDAGDNPVTVSVTETAVDSLQSWTTTRGLTTHTSVTQDGAGNRTETTTAPDGSTSILTYAHGRLTGETRKDANNNTLSQVAYAYDPHGRLVTQTATGIGTTTYSYFDDDQVATVTTPDPGDGTQTTSYTYNNRGWPSKVTHPDAAETETTYYPTGQIKRTWGARTYPQEYTYDAQGRLKTLTTWKDFSGTTGEAVTTWNYDPQRGWLTQKLYADNQGPAYTYTPAGRLATRTWARGVVTTYGYTDAGDLASVTYSDSTPAVAHTYDRAGRLHTTTDAAGLLTRSYANGQLTGEVYSGTGLLAGKSVTHTFDSLQRQDSLSATSIQPVSYTYDAASRLATVTQGDLSASYSYHPNLGTVTGVTVSNSSTERARQERTFDVLGRITRVDTLGNGSILHARRDYTYNAANQRTQVTHEDSRHWTYGYDTLGQVTSAQKRLSDNTALPGYDFGYSFDDIGNRMSTTTNGRTAAYLSDALNRYTQRDYPGAIDVRGSASTAVTVLVNDGLTTRTGEDFFRAAPFDNDPDPVNAEIKIQAVDPGPPEQVATETRSFATTGRTDPYIVPSDPEAFTHDADGNLTQDGRWNYTWDAENRLISMEMRYESSIGLHLVQTRLEFAYDSQSRRLTAIMKILSPSAGWMVVDSKQLLYDGWNLLAEYDQLNAGQLLRSHVWGLDLSGSSQGAGGVGGLLWSNTSTAAYVPGYDANGNIIAWINTTDGSLAGLREYGAFGESVMSTGISEELPFGFSTKYQDRLTGLHYYGYRYYSTILARWLGNDPLEERGGINLYAMVGNDLVNQWDYLGLEPLTEVPPEGKFVLRIAKNIKFNDDQAKRALVPYDSSQGGYYGDGFEVEYQPADTCPCIRETIRLVQAIKIGSGDSRIDASDYTNINNANANGSAPLPGYTQDGGRQGAHGSTSYFDAPYNAWSNFWGNKQGKMYQFEVCALCPDGTILGCFSFNFHNNERIPRPTGTTPASSPGKLWRSAVERWEKASAPKNRSSIKYLQSI, from the coding sequence ATGAACTGTCCCGAAATTGCGCAGAAAGTTCGAAAATCGGCAATGCGTTCCAACGAAAAAATTGGCCGAGAGATGACCGGTACCGCCTGCTTACTATTCTTCGCCTCAGTTCTGTTTGTCTCCAATGGATGGGGACAATGTGGCAACATCGAAATAAAAGATACCAGTGTTTCCTATAAAAGCATCACGGGAATCGGTAATCTGGTCGGTTTTTCCGGCTATCGCCAGACTGGCAATACCCAAGATAACTCCGACCCGACCGCCCCTTGGAACGCAGGCCCAATCTGGAAATGGAAGCAACGTAATTTTAGCGGAGCCCTCTGGACGGACAGGCACCAGTTTGGCGACTGCAACGAGGCTTGTGCTTATGCGCAGTTGCCAGGCGGAGACTTCGGAAGGTTTACGGGCACGGCAGAGATCGGACCAGATGGATTTATATCTTATGCTAAGCAATTTGCACCTTTATACGAGGTTCCTTGCGACACCCCTTGGGTTGATACTACACATGAGATTTTCACAAACCATGCGAACCACTCAAAATGCACCCTGACCGAAACACTGATAACCCGGTCTCTTGTTCTTGATGATACCAGTTGCGCAGATGGCTGGACCTACCGGTCTGAACTTGGTGGCCTGTATCAGACTCTTTCCCACCCGGACACCATCGCCGCGGCGCTGAAGAGGTCCACTCAGCCCAAAGTTGAGGGTAAGTTTCATCGAACCTACATCTCAGCTGTTGATACGACAACGCCAGAAGTGACAGAGCCGATAGCAATCAGCGGTCGTGGAGTGACAATTACATTGAATGGGATCTGTCCCGGAAAGTATCGAGTTGAAGCTGTCTTGCGAACCGGACAATGGGACGGCTTTGAAGCTGGCGGGGAAGCGAAATACAAGAGCACCCCAGCGCCTTATGACAAAAGGCAGACGGTCGCCACAGTAGAGATCAAGGATAATGGCGAAGGCACCTTTGAAACGCCGACTGGCAAAATCGAAGAAGTCACAGAGGTTCTTGAAAATACCATCGTACTCTACCCGGCTGTAAACGGCAAAACAATCGGAACTCCAGACGGATGTCGCGTCAACAGCGTCGATTTCGGCATGCATCTGGGATCTGTCACCGGAGGGCTTTCTGCCGGCCTGCTGCGTATCAAGGAAGATGATCTGACGCCGGCATCATTCACTCCAGCAGCACTGAACCTGCTCTCCTTTTCCGATGATGATGTGGAGGTCGTCCGTGATACTTTGGAGAATCTGCGCCAGATCCTTGTCCCCGAAGGACTGGCGGACATTGTCACGCTTTCGACAACTTCTTATGAAATCCGCGTGTACTTGGCCTCCCAAGTCGGAAGTCTGGATACCGGAACCGGCTTCTATGCGGTCAGCGGCACGCCTTTGGTCACCTATACGATTGCGGAAGCCTCCGGCTCCACGGCGTTGAATCCGAAGCTGAGCCTGACCGAAACGCGCGGCAGCAAGGCCATCGAAACAGTCTTCAGCCAGAACGGCGATAACTGGGAGGCAACGTATGGCAACGGCCTGAAGACCGAACGGCTCACTTATACCACCGAGGGAGACCTCAAGGTGGAGACGCGCGAACTGGTCAACCTCGACAACAGCGTGGCGCAGGTCACCGTAAAAAAGACCCGCACGTACTCCTTCGGCGAAAAGACCATCGAGGAAATCACCGGCTCGGGCGCCGCCGCGGTCACCACGACCTACAGGTATTACGACAATGCCACGACCGACGGGCTGGCGCTGGGCGAGATGAAGACCCGGCAGACCTCCGCCGGCAACTGGGAAAGCTGGACATACGACACCGAGGGCCGGAAGGCCAAGCGCGTCAGTCAGTTCCTCGACAGCACCTTCGAGTCGGCCGACAACCTCAACCGCGTGACGACCTGGACCTACGCCACCGTCACCGACCTGGACGGCGACGGCAAGGATGAGGCGCTGGAAACGCAAACCGACACCCTGCTCGGGCAGGAAACCGGCCGCCGCCACCGACTCGTACTGACGGCCACCGGCGGCCTCGGCCCGAACGGGGAAACCGCCGAGGCCTGGACCGAGGAACGCGAGATCGTCTGCACCGTGCCCGGCGCGGCCTGGGATGCCTCCACCAACCTCGTCACGATCACCCGCACCGGCGTCAATGGCCTGCTCCAGTACAAGACTGTCTGGACGCAACGACCCGACGGCACGGCCACCAGCCTGCTGCTCGATCCGCAGGAAACCGGCGGGCGCATCTGGACCACCTTGGAGGGAGCACTCCAGCTTGACGGCTCGATCACCGGCCGCCGCACCGAAGTCATCGAGGACGAACTGGGCCGCGAACGGGAGCGCAACGTCTATGAAAACGGCCTGCTCGTGGCGGCGGCGGTGGTCATGAACCGCGACGAACTCGGCCGACCCACGCTGACTGCTTTCCTCGACGGCACCGAGGAACGCCGGGAGTATTCGTCGTGCTGCGGGCTGGCCTCCTTCCGCAGCCGCGACGGCATCCTGACCACGTACGAGCATGACGACCTCGGCCGCGTCACCCGCGAGACCGTCGGCGGCGTCTCCACCGTTTATGAATACGACGCGGCCGGCCGGGTCATCTCGACCACCCGCGTCGGCAGTGACGATTCGCAGATTCCCGTCTCGACCCAGACATACGACACCGCCGGCCGGTTGCTGACCTCCACCGATGCGCTCAACCGCACCACCACGTACACCGAAACGCTGCTTTCCGGCAGCCTGACCGAACGCAAAACCGTCCACGCCGACACCAGCGAGGAGATTTCCACCTTCTATCCGGACGGCTCGCCCGCCTCGGTCCGCGGCGACGCCGCGCAGTGGCACAATTACGCTTACGGCGTGGATACCGACGGCGAATACGAACAGGAGTATTTTCCCACCGGTGACGAACCGACCGGCACACCCGCCGCGCAGTGGGTCAAACGCTACCGCGACCACGCCGGTCGCAACCATCTGGTCCGCTATCCCGACAACGCCGAGGAAACCTCCGGCTACAACGCCAAGGGCCAGCTTGTCCGGCAGACCGATGCCGACGGTGTACAAACCCTGTTTGCGTACAACGACCGCGGCGAGCAGACGGTGACCGCCCTCGACTTGGACCGCAACGGCACCATCGACTACGCTGGCGACGACCGCATCACTCGCACGGTCACCACGTACGCGACCCGCGACAGCGTCACCGTCCGACGCACGACCACCGAAGTCTGGGAAGACGCCGGAGACAATCCGGTGACCGTCTCGGTCACCGAGACGGCGGTGGACAGCCTGCAATCATGGACCACCACCCGCGGCCTGACCACGCACACGAGCGTCACGCAGGACGGCGCGGGCAACCGCACCGAAACGACGACGGCTCCCGACGGCTCCACCAGCATCCTCACGTATGCCCACGGCCGCCTGACCGGAGAAACCCGCAAGGATGCCAATAACAACACCCTTTCCCAAGTCGCTTACGCGTACGATCCGCACGGCCGGCTCGTCACGCAAACGGCGACCGGCATCGGCACGACTACGTATTCATATTTTGACGACGACCAAGTTGCTACTGTGACCACGCCCGATCCCGGCGACGGCACACAGACCACCAGCTACACGTACAACAACCGCGGTTGGCCGTCGAAGGTCACCCATCCCGACGCCGCCGAGACCGAAACCACGTACTACCCGACCGGCCAGATAAAGCGCACGTGGGGCGCACGCACGTATCCGCAAGAATACACGTACGACGCGCAGGGCCGGCTGAAAACGCTGACCACCTGGAAAGATTTTTCCGGCACCACCGGCGAGGCCGTCACCACGTGGAACTACGACCCGCAACGCGGCTGGCTCACCCAGAAACTCTACGCGGACAATCAGGGACCGGCCTACACCTACACCCCCGCCGGGCGCTTGGCCACGCGCACCTGGGCGCGCGGCGTCGTTACCACATACGGTTACACCGATGCCGGCGACTTGGCCTCCGTCACCTACAGCGACAGCACGCCGGCGGTTGCCCACACGTATGACCGCGCCGGGCGCCTGCACACCACCACCGACGCCGCCGGCCTGCTCACCCGCTCCTATGCCAACGGACAGCTGACCGGCGAAGTCTATTCCGGCACCGGTCTGCTTGCCGGCAAGTCGGTCACCCACACCTTCGACAGCCTGCAACGGCAGGACTCCCTTTCGGCAACTTCGATCCAACCCGTGAGCTACACTTACGACGCCGCCTCGCGTCTGGCCACCGTGACGCAGGGCGACCTATCGGCCAGCTACAGCTATCATCCGAACCTCGGCACGGTAACCGGCGTCACCGTCAGCAACAGTTCCACCGAACGTGCACGGCAGGAACGCACCTTCGACGTGCTCGGTCGCATCACCCGTGTAGACACGCTGGGCAACGGTTCCATCCTGCACGCCCGTCGCGACTACACGTACAACGCCGCTAACCAGCGCACGCAGGTAACTCATGAAGACTCCCGCCACTGGACCTACGGGTACGACACCCTCGGGCAGGTGACCTCGGCGCAAAAGCGCCTGTCCGACAACACGGCCTTGCCGGGGTACGATTTCGGGTACAGTTTTGACGACATCGGCAACCGCATGAGCACGACCACCAACGGCCGCACCGCCGCCTACCTTTCCGACGCGCTCAACCGCTACACGCAGCGCGACTACCCCGGTGCCATCGACGTGCGCGGCTCCGCCTCCACCGCCGTCACCGTGCTCGTCAACGACGGCCTGACCACCCGTACCGGCGAGGACTTTTTCCGGGCTGCTCCCTTCGACAACGATCCCGATCCGGTCAACGCGGAAATAAAGATTCAGGCGGTCGATCCCGGCCCGCCGGAACAGGTCGCTACCGAAACACGCTCATTTGCCACCACCGGCCGCACCGATCCCTACATTGTGCCGAGCGATCCGGAAGCCTTTACCCATGACGCCGACGGCAACCTGACGCAAGACGGTCGCTGGAACTACACTTGGGATGCAGAAAACCGGCTCATTAGCATGGAAATGCGATATGAATCTTCAATCGGACTCCATCTCGTCCAGACTCGACTGGAATTTGCCTATGATTCACAGAGCCGCAGGCTTACCGCTATAATGAAGATTCTGTCACCATCTGCTGGCTGGATGGTGGTCGACAGCAAGCAACTCCTTTACGATGGCTGGAACCTGCTGGCCGAGTACGACCAGTTGAATGCGGGCCAACTTCTGCGCAGCCATGTCTGGGGTCTGGATCTGAGCGGCAGCTCGCAAGGGGCCGGCGGCGTCGGCGGCCTGCTGTGGAGCAACACGAGCACGGCGGCATACGTTCCCGGCTACGATGCCAATGGCAACATCATCGCATGGATTAACACGACCGACGGCTCCCTCGCCGGCCTGCGCGAATATGGTGCTTTTGGCGAATCCGTCATGAGCACCGGCATTAGTGAGGAACTGCCGTTCGGATTCTCCACAAAATACCAAGACCGGCTAACCGGACTTCACTATTACGGCTACAGATATTATTCGACAATCTTGGCCCGCTGGCTCGGCAATGACCCGCTTGAAGAGCGCGGGGGGATAAATCTGTATGCGATGGTTGGAAATGATTTGGTAAACCAATGGGATTATTTAGGCCTAGAGCCATTAACAGAGGTGCCGCCTGAAGGAAAATTTGTTTTGCGGATTGCAAAAAATATAAAATTCAATGATGATCAAGCAAAGCGTGCGCTGGTACCGTATGACTCCAGTCAAGGTGGGTACTATGGAGACGGGTTTGAAGTTGAATACCAGCCTGCAGATACCTGCCCGTGTATTCGAGAAACCATACGATTAGTCCAAGCCATAAAAATCGGGAGTGGCGACTCACGAATCGATGCATCAGACTACACCAATATAAACAACGCAAACGCAAATGGCAGCGCGCCCTTGCCGGGCTATACGCAGGATGGCGGACGGCAAGGGGCACACGGTTCCACATCTTACTTTGATGCTCCATATAATGCATGGAGCAATTTCTGGGGGAACAAGCAGGGGAAAATGTATCAATTCGAAGTTTGCGCGCTATGTCCTGATGGTACTATTTTGGGATGTTTCAGTTTTAATTTTCACAATAATGAGCGCATCCCCCGTCCAACAGGCACAACACCCGCATCATCCCCAGGCAAGCTATGGAGATCAGCCGTTGAACGATGGGAAAAGGCTTCTGCCCCAAAAAACAGATCCTCTATCAAATACCTGCAAAGCATATAA
- a CDS encoding transposase IS3 yields the protein MKTQLEKPARSRATYSKEYQEEALALWRQSGRSAAKVAAELGIRAPLLYRWAKVRRNGAEHGTVPTEKPVPQVAELQAQIRRLSEENAKLLEQREVLKKSLGILCEQPPRGMPGSNA from the coding sequence ATGAAGACCCAATTGGAAAAGCCGGCGAGGAGCCGTGCGACTTACAGCAAGGAATATCAAGAGGAGGCATTGGCGTTGTGGCGGCAGAGCGGCCGGAGCGCAGCGAAGGTCGCCGCGGAACTGGGGATCAGGGCGCCGTTGTTATACCGGTGGGCCAAGGTCCGTCGGAACGGTGCCGAGCACGGCACCGTTCCGACGGAAAAGCCCGTGCCGCAGGTGGCGGAGCTGCAGGCGCAGATCCGGCGATTGAGCGAGGAAAACGCGAAGCTGTTGGAGCAGCGTGAAGTCTTAAAAAAATCGCTGGGCATCCTCTGCGAACAGCCGCCGAGAGGTATGCCCGGATCGAACGCATGA
- a CDS encoding integrase gives MCEALMVSRSGYYDWLDRRHAPGPRERQNRALRQQIREEFTRSRKTYGSPRMTRALGGRISRKRVARLMRQECLHARQRSKYRVATTDSRHGDPIAANRLRGFVADRPDQAWATDATCVLTGQGWLYVVALLDVYTRRIVGWAMHDILDARLAVAALQMAFAQRKPAPGLIVHSDRGSQFASGDYRSALAARRCVASMSRKGNCYDNAFIESFWSSLKYEVVYHRRFATKAEARSAIFDYIETFYNRTRLHSSLGYQSPVAFESALKHTN, from the coding sequence CTGTGCGAAGCTCTGATGGTCTCGCGCAGCGGGTATTACGACTGGTTGGATCGGCGTCATGCGCCCGGACCGCGCGAGCGGCAAAACCGGGCGTTGCGGCAGCAAATCCGTGAGGAATTTACGCGCAGTCGAAAGACTTACGGCAGTCCGCGCATGACACGGGCGCTGGGTGGTCGGATCAGTCGCAAGCGCGTGGCCCGGCTGATGCGGCAGGAGTGTTTGCACGCACGGCAGCGCTCCAAATACCGAGTTGCCACCACGGACAGCCGTCATGGCGACCCCATCGCCGCGAACCGGTTGCGTGGCTTTGTGGCCGACCGTCCCGACCAAGCCTGGGCCACCGATGCGACCTGCGTGCTGACCGGCCAAGGCTGGCTGTATGTGGTCGCGTTGCTCGACGTCTATACGCGTCGGATCGTTGGCTGGGCGATGCACGACATCCTGGACGCCAGGCTGGCCGTGGCGGCCCTGCAAATGGCCTTTGCCCAGCGCAAACCCGCGCCCGGGTTGATCGTGCACTCGGACCGGGGCAGCCAGTTTGCCAGCGGTGATTACCGCTCCGCCTTGGCCGCGCGTCGCTGCGTGGCCTCCATGAGCCGGAAGGGAAACTGTTACGACAACGCCTTCATCGAATCGTTTTGGAGCAGCCTGAAATACGAGGTGGTTTACCACCGCCGCTTCGCCACCAAAGCCGAGGCTCGCTCCGCGATCTTCGATTATATTGAGACGTTTTATAACCGCACCCGGCTCCACTCCAGCCTTGGATACCAAAGCCCTGTTGCGTTTGAATCCGCATTGAAACATACAAACTAA